The nucleotide sequence GTAATGGAATATGAAATCATGTAGACTGTGCGTTTGCTGTGTTCTAGAAATGTACCTTTTCTGATTAACACAAGCTGTAACATACAGCATAAGAATTCATGGAATTACATCATAATGTCTCTTTCATGTGTCATGTTTTCATAAAACGTCTGTCCAACAAGTATGGATGGACCTTGTCACATCAATTAGCAATTTTGAGCTGTAAAACCTACTTGATtagaaatcaataaaatattggCTCATCATCATAAACAATGCTATAAATGTGGTTTATAAACATTCACGGTCACATCTATAATTGAttttcagtattaaaaaaatataatacatacatatacgtatttatattttttaaagataattaaaaaGGTGGCATAGTGAAGAAGGTTTTTTATATTCTCAATGTGTACGTCAAATAGGAAGGCAGGATGAAATGTGATACCACATTTTTGCACATCTCATGTAGAATCCTCAGCATAGTTATTGTGGTATACAGGcatcaattattaaaaataagttattttcTACTAACAACTCATAGCAATGACTTCAAagacctttttatttaaatatgttcatTTCCAGATAAGTGTTTGTTTCTTACATTTAGACTGTACACATGCATCTGCATCAGGGATGTCATTATTCAACAGGGTAAATGAGTAAATTAAGATTCATGAGAATTCTCAAAAATAGTATAGAAAAGTCATACAGGGGTCTCAAGCTGAGTAACAGACTGTATTCACAGAGTCAAACGACATCATTCCTaaaactgtacaatattttttCATCCAATCCGAGATGCTACAAATTCCTGTTAGAAATTACACTTTACTCcatgaaaatacatcatttaacaatattttacaaagacagaaacatctGTCATTTTTCTCTTGCAGAGTGTATTTATCATCTGAATCGGTCATGATAGGAAAACCATCAAAAGGCAAAAAGAGGGCCACATTCTGCAAACTGTACTCAACTTAATGAGGATTCCATTCTACCTATAAAGTTAAAAGAATTTGTGACGACTTGacataaaacatcttttttttgttgttactcCAATCACGTCATCCATTCCTAGCTGCATcatttttagggggggggggggagctccCGTCTCAAAGACAAAGTCACCACAGTAGTGCAAAAATATTCTCTCAGAAAGTCCATGCAGAGTGGATTAACTCACAAATGAGCCTTGTGCATACATCAGTAATGTAAAACTGCAGCTGCCACATGGAGGGACAATGGCTTATGTTAGGAgaatacctaaaaaaaaaaaaaatcttcaaatcagcctcaacaaaaataaaacggagcaaacaagataaaacaaagtGGCAGAATGAGTGGTGATACAGGACAGGCCTCTGCGGGGAAGAACCGACATGCTTGTGGTGGAGTGTTTTTCATAATCTTATAGCTTATggtcaaacaaagaaaatttGACATCACTCGTATATCCAGCacagccacacaaaaaaaagacacgtATACATTAGTTGTAAACATCAGGTTTTGTGTGGGTCCCTCATTACCAAAGGAAGTCTTTGTTTTAAAGCCACCTGGACATCCAgaaaatgcagagagagaacttctggaaggaaggcaggaggcTGTTGAAAGGCATTCTCCGAAATATTGAAGATCACTACATGATGTATATTGAGTGGAGCTGGTATGGGGAAGTGAGGACATCATAACACTTTAACAAGAATGTAAGGTGATTGAAGAAAAGCATTGATGCCTTTTAAACTTACAGGGGCAGATGCATTATGCAATAAAAAACTGCTACCATCACTTATTTTATATTAGGGATGCAAATTTTAAGCAGTTTCTGTAACTGATAGTTGGGCATGTTCATTTATTGGTTATCATTAACAATTTAtgaaatacttttttcattataaaacCACGTTAACCACTGACATGACCTATTGTGGACACAAAATCAAGGTAATAGTAATTAATTCAAAGAACAGATAAACAAGTTACTTGatgataaataacaacaaaataataacttaatttaaaatgacttttgaGTTCCCACTCTGGTCTGTCGTCTATTCAACAACCGACCAGATGAAATGCAAAGTATTAAAACACAGCAAACGGTTGCGCAACATCCAGCTTCATTAAAAGGACACAATCAGACCAGAGTTGGACATGACTGATCTTCCATCGTAAAAAATCAGTAACTGTGGTATAAATTTAAAACAGGTTACTGCACACCTGATCTACATGATGAAGTGGTGTGTGTTCACTGTAGCTAATGTTAGTGCAGCTGCTGGAAACAGCTGGAACAGATAGGGATGCGCCGATATATCAGCCGAGTATCGGTATCTGTCGATATTTCCCTTGTTGACTTACATCAGCctaaataaaataccatttgctGATGTCGGTGGACTATTTATTGCAGATGGGTGGTCAGACTCAGACAGTCATAGCAACAGTAGCTATGGAAGTACATACaattcttattattatcattaagtAGGTATCCCTAGTAACAGACATATAAATACTGTTGCTCCAACCTTCTCATCAGTCCCTTTACTGCCACTGCTAAAATGCACTTCTACTCAGAGCAGGGGAGTGTTGGCTAAACAGTTCATCACTGTGTTGACTGTGTTGGAGGTGTATAATTAGATGCATCATAGGGCTGATCTCAGCCTGAATTAACTGAACAACAAATCTGTGCAGTTTTCCCAACTTCATGCTTCAAAGTTGTGCCACAGTGAGCAGATTGAGGCACGCATTGACTATTTTCTTCCTTACACAGCAGGAAAGGTTCATGTGTCCCAACCACACCTGGAAACCCAACCTTATTAAAGCCTACACCTGGTTGCACAACCGCTCCTGCAGTAAATGTACGGAACCGTTTCTAACAGTTACACCGAACGGCCCTCGATTTCTGCGTTATCCGTTAATATAGATTTTTGAATCTGTCAAATTATCAACagcaattaatcaataattgaTTAACCACTGACATTcctattacatatatttatatatcaataTACACAATGTAGTAGCTTACTGGTTTGTGAGTGAGTGTAGCAGCACCATCAGTTTATATTCAAGATTTCTCTCCAGTGATTAAATAAGATGAAAGGGTAAAAGTTTACATGCAAAGCTAatgtggacagagagagagagaggagggttcAGAGATGAAAGCTGCGACGGAGCTCATCTAAACGAggaaatgtcatgttttatcaTCGTACAATAaaagactgtataaaaatatagatttgttttaaatgaacagCTTCACTTACTTCTCAATGCTCCACTATAAAATGCAGGATATTTACATCAGCGTCATTAGTCAttatttgcctctttttttttttttaaacatttgttatgAGAAAGAGGTGAAGTAAGATGAAGGTTAAAGTGGTGTTTCAGGATGGAATTTTGAAacccacaaaaaataaaaaaaagagtgtgagGCAGGTTGTGGGCTGTGAGAATGTGCATGAGTATTGCAAAGTAACATTAAGACCAAACACCCACAGAAAAGAAACCATTGAAGACATAGATGACAATGGGAGGCAACATGTTGATGtgttcatttatgtgtgtgtgtgtgtgtgtgtgtgtgtgtgtgtgtgtgtgtgtgtgtgtgtgtgtgtgtgtttcagcacacacacactgtggtcTTGTTATGCTGTTGTAGAATGGGAGAGACGTTGCTCGActccttctgtttcttctctgcGTTGTGTTGGACCAGCGGCGGCCTGTCTGCAGTCCTGCACCGCGCTTTCTTAGCCGACTGGCCCGACGCCGGCGTTGATGAGGGTGATGGTGATGCGTCAATAGTTCTTTTGCCGTTGGGTGtcctgctgctgactgtctTGTCAGTTGGACTGGACAGACTGTCTGGCTCAGTGCTGCCGTTCAAACACAGCGGAAACAGAGCGAACGGGTCAGACAGATCCATGTGGTACAGGCTGTTGCCGCCTGATAGGCCGTCCCGTCGCTCGAGGGCGGGGAGGAAGTCGCAAACAGCCGAGCAGGAGTCTTCCTCTTGAGTGCGCTGCAGAACATAGAGCATATTAGTTTAGAATAGATTTTCTTAATGCTCCCAAATCTCCCCAATTTCCTCTCACTGCGTCTTGCGCTCACCTGTAGAAGAGGAGTGTCGGCGCGGGATTGGGAGGTGGGAGGACTCTGGGACACTTTGGCAAGGTCGAGCAGCACCTCCTCGTGGTGCAGGGTGTCCTGGGGGGACCCGGGCTCCTGGATGGCGATCACGATGGCGCTGGTGTTATCGGCACGCAACATCCGCTGGCGCCACCGCAGCAGAGCGTGGCTGACCAGCTGCCGGGCGCTCGACACCCCGCACGGTGCCTGGAAGAATGGAAGGGCTGTTATTACACTGACACGCTCTGACTTACAATGTCCAGCTATTATCTAACTATCATAACAGATCGCAATCAACGCATCTCCGCTCACCATTGCCTCGTCGTTGTTCTGACACATGGAGATGGCCTCTTGAGGTGGCACCATGTTCCACAGACCATCACTGCCCAGGATGATGTAGCGGTGTTTTCTGGGGTCGAGGGTCACCACGCTGGTGTCCGGCTCTGGAGACACCACAAACTCCCCGCTGTAGAAGTCATAGCTCCACAGATCACCTGTTATACAGAAGTATATTTAGTTCAAGGCACCACTAGAAAAACACTCTCCATGATGACTGGCTGGGTGTTTCCACCTGTTTTAATGAACTTGATACAACCCTTATTATCTTTTACTTGTCTAAAAATTCCTTCTTGTGTAATCTGGCAAAGGTTCACATgactgaaacacaaaaagggCGTTCCATGACCTTTATTTTGTGGAATGTCTGCCTTTATTGGATGTCTAATAATATAGATGTagacaggaaatgaaaggagagagacagagagagagagaggtaaggAGGGGTATGAAAAGTAAGAAAGATTCCCAGCCAGAGTTGTGTCTTAACCCTTTGTCTACCAGGACAAAAACAGCTAGTGTCTGTTATTCTgaattgatagatagatagagatagagatagagatagatagagagagagactaaaGCACCTATATTGACTTTGTAACCAGAAGTAACTGCAAACATGTAACAGAAATACAGTCATTATAACTCACAGTATCACTTATCCCATCATCATTAAAACTGCTGACTTATGTTGAGTCCTAGCTACCATAACATGACCGATGGTTGCTTTTTCATACCTAGAGCTCGAGCCACGGCCAAGAAGGGTATCTGGTCGATGACGGTGCTCCTGCGGACCGGTCCGTTGTGGCTCAGTCTCGGCCTTTTCCAGACCACCCGGTTCACTCCAGACTTCTTGATCACACTGTTAGACAGAGAatgatagaggagaggagaagctGCTACTTAGTATTATATTAAGAGTTTGTTGCAGCTCACAATGAAACCCAGTGGTCCATCTAATCAAAAAATGGTTTACATATTTCCCCCTAAAActaatgtatataaaataatacaatgttATGAAGTCATTAGGATGTATCCTCTGGGGAATAGAGGAGTGTATTTTCACTCCTGTTCCATCCCACTCCAACAAAAATACTCATGTCCCATCCCAAAAACAAATTCCTGTCCCATCCCAATCCCAGAAGAATGACTCCCGTTCCATCCTGTTTACGTAGGTGTCCCACAGGAATCctgaaaaaatgtcagcttcTAGTCTGCCACCAGAGCAGACAGCAGAACCACTAACATTGTGTTCAAAATAAAGTGTTCATTTATATTAGAACTGCctatttatatgtaaaacatGACCTATTATTAATATGATTGCCGTCTAGCCTGCTCCAGTAGACCTTTTGTCCTGTCCTGTCCCTCTCGTGTGATGAATATATCCCGTTGAATATCTATACCAAAtatcatggcaatccatcagATACATGTTGAGATATTTGTTTGTGGATCAAAGTGGAAGACAGAATGACAGACTAACACTGCCATGTCTTCAACCATGACATCTGGCATGGTAAAAAACATGCCTGCTTCCACAGCATCTGCTTTTCCTTTACCACTGAGTGACAGGCAGAGTATATTGACAGCTCCGCCTCACTGGTATATTTATACCATATGTTTTGCAGTAACCATGCAATACATATGGTTACTATGATAACGAAACT is from Scomber scombrus chromosome 5, fScoSco1.1, whole genome shotgun sequence and encodes:
- the ppm1da gene encoding protein phosphatase, Mg2+/Mn2+ dependent, 1Da, which codes for MENALLIRVSVFTDQGGRKYMEDVTEVIVEPEPGEDEPTTGEPEESSGGELTLNSDQAGESTRSLQVGDEPCEPALTEEHFSSEETALPGGQSPPRAPPSAASHSRRSVAFFAVFDGHGGREAAQFAREFLWEFVKKQRGFWSDCDREVSSAIRKGFVACHHAMWKKLPEWPKTLTGLPSTSGTTASVVVIRGNRMYVAHVGDSAVVLGVQDDPTIPYIRAVEVTQDHKPELPRERERIEGLGGSVIKKSGVNRVVWKRPRLSHNGPVRRSTVIDQIPFLAVARALGDLWSYDFYSGEFVVSPEPDTSVVTLDPRKHRYIILGSDGLWNMVPPQEAISMCQNNDEAMAPCGVSSARQLVSHALLRWRQRMLRADNTSAIVIAIQEPGSPQDTLHHEEVLLDLAKVSQSPPTSQSRADTPLLQRTQEEDSCSAVCDFLPALERRDGLSGGNSLYHMDLSDPFALFPLCLNGSTEPDSLSSPTDKTVSSRTPNGKRTIDASPSPSSTPASGQSAKKARCRTADRPPLVQHNAEKKQKESSNVSPILQQHNKTTVCVC